One part of the Salinivirga cyanobacteriivorans genome encodes these proteins:
- a CDS encoding Crp/Fnr family transcriptional regulator → MDRDILQKRRSDILNQYVTLTENELKKLDDVSLLRHVEKEQILIGSSQAARNMIFFARGYLRFFHYLEDGTEITSDFYFAPGFVTSFTSFVSGKPTNVNVQAMTDMEVLSIEREQLLRLYDDSHNIERAGRILTEQFAMNSELHLFSLLNYPAERRYLELFEQHPEYINQIPLKYLASYLGIKQETLSRIRKKLLRK, encoded by the coding sequence ATGGATCGGGATATTTTGCAAAAAAGACGCTCCGATATTCTAAACCAGTATGTTACCCTGACTGAAAATGAATTAAAAAAGCTTGATGATGTCTCTTTATTAAGACATGTTGAAAAAGAACAAATATTAATTGGTTCATCACAAGCAGCAAGGAATATGATATTTTTTGCACGGGGTTATCTTCGTTTTTTTCATTACCTTGAAGATGGAACTGAAATAACAAGTGATTTCTATTTTGCACCAGGATTTGTTACATCATTCACCAGTTTTGTGTCTGGCAAGCCCACCAACGTAAATGTACAGGCTATGACAGATATGGAGGTATTAAGCATTGAAAGAGAGCAACTTTTACGTTTGTATGATGATTCACATAATATTGAACGTGCAGGCAGAATTCTTACGGAGCAATTTGCAATGAATTCAGAACTACATCTTTTCAGTCTTCTTAATTATCCTGCAGAGCGCCGCTACTTAGAACTTTTTGAGCAACATCCGGAATATATAAACCAAATACCGTTAAAATATTTAGCATCGTATCTGGGAATCAAACAGGAGACGCTTAGTCGCATTCGTAAAAAATTATTACGTAAATAA